The DNA window GTGTCGGCGCTGCTCGAGATCCTGAAGAAGCCCGTGCCGAAGTGGCTCACGTGGATCGGCATCGTGTTCGCGTTCGCCGTGGCGGCCTACACCGGCTTCCTGCTGGGCGTGGTGAAGGCCTTCCCGCTGTGGAACAACGCCATTCTGCCCATCCTGTTCGTGGTGTCGGCGCTGTCGGCCGGCCTGGCCGCCACATCGCTGGTGGGCCTGATCGTGGACCGCGAGCGCTTCGAGCAGATGTGGCTCATCAAGAAGTCGCACGTCATCCTGTCGGCCATCGAGATGGTGGTGCTGTTCACCATGCTCCTCATCGTGAGCGCGGGCAGCGTTGAGGGCGCGGCGTCGGTGCACGCGCTCCTCGTGGGGCAGTACGCCCCGGCGTTCTGGGGCGGGCTCGTGCTGCTGGGCCTCGTGGCGCCGTTCATCATCGAGGGCTACCCGGTGTTCATCACGAAACGCGTCGAGACGTCCATGACCTCCATGGTGGTGAGCGTCATCGGCGAGGCCGGCGTCCTGGTGGGCGGCTTCGTCCTGCGCCTCCTGGTGATCCTGGCCGCGCTCCCGGTGATGTACCTGTAGCGCCTCCGAGCGACATACCCGCACTGCCCCCACGGGCGCCGCACCCCCTCCGCGGCGCCCGTTTTGCGCGCATTGTCGCCCCAAAAACACGCCTCGAGAGCCAAAAGCGTGTTTTTGGGGCGACAATGATGGGGGCTCGCAGCGCCCCCTCGGCCCCGAGCCGTCAGCGGTACTTCTCGATGAGGTCGATGACTTCTTGCTTGGAGTGGAGGTCGGTCTTCTCGAGGATGCGGCGGGTGTGGGTGCGGATGGTGTTCTCGGACACGAACAGGGCGTCGGCGATGACGCGCGCCGAGCGGCCGCGCGCGATGAAGGGCAGAAGCTCGGCCTCGCGGCGCGTGAGGCTGAAGTCCTCGGCGATCATCTCGAAGATGGCCTCGTCGCCCGTCGCGGCGGGCACCGCGGGCGGCTCGGGGGCCGCCTCGACCGCTTCCGCCTCCGCTTCCACTTCCGGCTCCACTTCCGGCTCCGGCTCGATCTTGACCCCGTGCTTGCGCCGCATGCTGTAGAACAACCCCAGCATGGCCAGCACGTACACCGCGCCCACCGACACGCCCACGATCAGCAGCGACGGGCTCTCCGGGATGAGCATGAGCAGATACCCGATGCCGATGCCTAGAAGCCGCGCCAGGATGGACAGCGCGCGCACGATGCCGCCGATGACGAAGCCCGACACCGCGAAGTCGTAGGCGCTCGAGGCCACCATGTACCAGATGATCACGTCGAACGCCCCGTAGCTCGCGCTCATCACGGCGTTGAGCACGATGGGGCTCGTCTCCCAGAAAAACGGCATCACCGCGAACAGGATGACGATGACGGGCACGATGACGCGGTACACGAGCGCCAGATCCAGCCGCTTGTGCGCGTACAGCACGAGCCCGATGAGCCCCGCCGCCACCACGAGGTTGGCCACGAGCGGCGCCTGATGGGCCTCGTTCACCGATCCCACCGACAGCACGGTCATCTCCCACACGAGGCCGAACAGAAGCGACAGCACGAGGCTGGCCACGATGAGCGTGACGAGCGAGGCGAGCGCCGTCAGATAGCGCTTCGAGTCGGCGATGCGGGCGTAGCTCCCGTCGGGCACCTCGGCGTGGCAGCGCCGCAGGCAGATAAGCGACAGGACGGGCAGCGGCAGCATGAGCAGAAGCGGCGGCACGCCCTCCTGCTCCGTGGCCAGCGAGACAGCCAGGAACAGCGCGGCCGTGAGCAGAAACGCCATCGGCACGTAGAACGACGTGCGCGAGGGATGCATGCGCCCCAGGTACTCCGCCCAGCTTCCCCAGTAGTAGCCGTAGCCGACGCCGGAAAGCACCGAGCCGCCCACCAGAAGCGCGATCATCGCCGCCCCGTCGGCAACGAGCCCGGCCAGGCTGAGCACGACGATGCCTGCCATGATGAGCGCGCAGAACAGCCATCCGGGAAGCCGGTCGAACACGGCCGGATCGTGCTCCATGAAGGCGGCGATGGCGAACAGCACGGTCATGTTGGCCACGAACGAGACGAGCACGACGAGCGTCTCGAGCTCCGGGGTGTTCGCGGACCCGGAGAGCAGGATGGAGCTGCGGAACGTGAGCATGCTGCACGCCCAGAAGAAGGCGAGGCCCACATGCCGCAGCCGTAGCGTCTTCCATACCATGCGCATGCTGCGACGGTCGCGTGCGGCCGACAGCTGTGTGCCCATGTTCCTTCCCTTTCCCCCCGACGGGCGCATCTCCCGTCGCCAACTCCAAGCCCTCAGGGTGAAACTATATCCCATCAGGCAAAACACGTAAATCACCAGAAACTGATTACCCGGCGTTTCCCCGACGAGCCTAGGATGGCCACGTCGAGAAAGGACGAACCGTGCATACAGCCTCGCATACAGCTTTCATATTATCGCTCATAGCGCCGCTGTTTTCCCACCTGAATGATGAGGATTACGGCTACGTGCTGCAAAACGCGGCTTGGCAGCATGTGCGCGAGGCGGCGGGCGTCCCGGGCAGCGAGCAGCACGAGGCGCTCGCGCTCCCCTCATGGGAGGAGCGCTCGACGTTCCAAAACGAGCTTCTGATGTCGGGCATGCCCTTCGCGGCGATGCCGGTGGAGTCGCTGTACAAGCCGTGGTCCGCGTTGGCCGGCAACGCGTACGGCGCGACGCGCGGGCTGTACCTGGGCGACTCCGCGCAGCATATGAAGGACGTGTACCAGGCGCTCGCCATCGAGGTGCCCGCCGCCTTCGCGTCCATGCCCGACCACCTGACGCTCGAACTGGAGCTTCTGGCCATGTTCCTGATGGCGGGCAACGAGGCTGCGGCGCGCGACGTGGCGCGCGACCACTTCGACTGGCTCGGCGAGTACGACGCCGCCCTCGTCGATAGGGCGGAGCGGATCGCGCGGTGCGAGGACATGGCACCCGACCGCCAAGCGGCCCTTGAGCGGGGCGCCGCCTTCCTGCGGGCGCTCGTCGCCCTGGCGGGCCGCCTCGTCGCGGACGTCGCCGCCACCGCCACCGACGCGCATAAGACGCGCGTCGCCGTATGACCTACCGGGCGCTCGCCGCTGCAAGCAAGCGCCCTTTCCTAGGTGAAGCAAGAACGCAAGACGAAAAGGGAGGAAAGGAATGAGGGAGACAACGGTATCGCGTAGAACGTTCCTCAAGGGTTCGGCCGCGACGGCCGCGCTCGCCTGCGCCGCGGGATCCATCTCGATGGGATCGTGGCAAGCCGAGCGCGCCGCAGCGGCCGAACCGGCGAACGTGCAGGAGGCGCCGTCGCTGTGCAACGGCTGCTCCAGCAAGTGCGGCCTTGTGGCCAAGACGGTGGACGGCAAGCTGTGGACCGTCCAGGGCAACGAGAAGCATCCCTACGCCAAGGGCCGCATCTGCGGCCGCGGCCACGGCCTGGCTCAGATGGCGTACTCCGACGAGCGCCTGACGCAGCCCATGCGCCGCAAGGATGACGGCTCGTTCGAGCCCATCGACTGGGACACGGCGTTCTCCGAGATCGGCGCCAAGGTCAAGGACATCATCGCCAAGAGCGGCCCCGAGGCCCTCGGCATCATCCAGGACCCGCGCCCGTCCGGCAAGCAGTATTCCAAGCGCTTCATGTATGCGCTCGGCTCGGCCAACGTGTACGCGCACTCCTCGTCGTGCAACCTGTCGAAGGAAAGCGCCTACCAGCTCACCATCGGCGCGTCCAACTTCTCCACCGACTTCGGCAACGCGAAGATGGTCATGTTCATCGGCCGCAGCTACGGCGACGGCATCCGCCCCTCGTCGGTGCAGAGCCTGGCCGACGCCGCCGAGCACGGCACGCGCATCGTCATCGTCGACCCGCGCCTGAACAACTCCGGCATCTTCGCCAGCGACTGGGTGCCCATCACGCCCGGCACCGACATCGCGCTGCTCCTGGGCATGGCCAACGTGCTCATCGAGGAGGACCTCTACGACCACGAGTTCGTCGAGAACAACACCATGGGCTTCGAGGAGTTCGCCGCCGAGGTGAAGGAGTACACCCCCGCCTGGGCCGAGAAGATCTGCGACGTGCCTGCCGAGCGCATCGAGGAGCTGGCCCGTGCCATGGCTAAGGCCGCGCCCGCCGCGTCCATCGAGGCCAGCTGGCGCGCCGTCATCGGCTGCTCGTACGCCAACTCCTTCGAGACGGCCCGCGTCATCACCGCCGTGAACGCGCTTCTGGGCGCCTGGGGCGCCAAGGGCGGGGCGCTCATCACCTCATCGCCGAAGGCCGGCAAGATCGAGGACGCCCGCTTCGCCGATCCGGCCAAGCCGGAGAAGCCGCGCGTGGGCAACAAGGAGTACCCGCTCGCCCTCGACAGCGCCGGCACGAACCTGGCCGCGCTCCAGGCTGCGCTCGACGGATCCATGAAGGGCCTGTTCTTCTACAACTCCAACGCCGCGAAGGGCTACGCGCAGCCGAAGAAGTGGACCGAGGCCCTGCAGAAGGCCGAGCTCGTGGTGACCATCGACGTGCAGATGTCCGAGACGGCGCTCCAGTCCCACTACGTGCTGCCCGAGGTCACCTA is part of the Arabiibacter massiliensis genome and encodes:
- the nrfD gene encoding NrfD/PsrC family molybdoenzyme membrane anchor subunit, yielding MVWGPMIAWYLFLAGASAGAFLTSAFVEAKYPDSVKMRVAGRIIAPVFLGIGLVMLMLDAEAGLHNPLRFFFLVMNPGSVMTLGVYFICVFMPVALVSALLEILKKPVPKWLTWIGIVFAFAVAAYTGFLLGVVKAFPLWNNAILPILFVVSALSAGLAATSLVGLIVDRERFEQMWLIKKSHVILSAIEMVVLFTMLLIVSAGSVEGAASVHALLVGQYAPAFWGGLVLLGLVAPFIIEGYPVFITKRVETSMTSMVVSVIGEAGVLVGGFVLRLLVILAALPVMYL
- a CDS encoding helix-turn-helix transcriptional regulator, with amino-acid sequence MGTQLSAARDRRSMRMVWKTLRLRHVGLAFFWACSMLTFRSSILLSGSANTPELETLVVLVSFVANMTVLFAIAAFMEHDPAVFDRLPGWLFCALIMAGIVVLSLAGLVADGAAMIALLVGGSVLSGVGYGYYWGSWAEYLGRMHPSRTSFYVPMAFLLTAALFLAVSLATEQEGVPPLLLMLPLPVLSLICLRRCHAEVPDGSYARIADSKRYLTALASLVTLIVASLVLSLLFGLVWEMTVLSVGSVNEAHQAPLVANLVVAAGLIGLVLYAHKRLDLALVYRVIVPVIVILFAVMPFFWETSPIVLNAVMSASYGAFDVIIWYMVASSAYDFAVSGFVIGGIVRALSILARLLGIGIGYLLMLIPESPSLLIVGVSVGAVYVLAMLGLFYSMRRKHGVKIEPEPEVEPEVEAEAEAVEAAPEPPAVPAATGDEAIFEMIAEDFSLTRREAELLPFIARGRSARVIADALFVSENTIRTHTRRILEKTDLHSKQEVIDLIEKYR
- a CDS encoding molecular chaperone TorD family protein, with product MLQNAAWQHVREAAGVPGSEQHEALALPSWEERSTFQNELLMSGMPFAAMPVESLYKPWSALAGNAYGATRGLYLGDSAQHMKDVYQALAIEVPAAFASMPDHLTLELELLAMFLMAGNEAAARDVARDHFDWLGEYDAALVDRAERIARCEDMAPDRQAALERGAAFLRALVALAGRLVADVAATATDAHKTRVAV
- a CDS encoding molybdopterin-dependent oxidoreductase — encoded protein: MRETTVSRRTFLKGSAATAALACAAGSISMGSWQAERAAAAEPANVQEAPSLCNGCSSKCGLVAKTVDGKLWTVQGNEKHPYAKGRICGRGHGLAQMAYSDERLTQPMRRKDDGSFEPIDWDTAFSEIGAKVKDIIAKSGPEALGIIQDPRPSGKQYSKRFMYALGSANVYAHSSSCNLSKESAYQLTIGASNFSTDFGNAKMVMFIGRSYGDGIRPSSVQSLADAAEHGTRIVIVDPRLNNSGIFASDWVPITPGTDIALLLGMANVLIEEDLYDHEFVENNTMGFEEFAAEVKEYTPAWAEKICDVPAERIEELARAMAKAAPAASIEASWRAVIGCSYANSFETARVITAVNALLGAWGAKGGALITSSPKAGKIEDARFADPAKPEKPRVGNKEYPLALDSAGTNLAALQAALDGSMKGLFFYNSNAAKGYAQPKKWTEALQKAELVVTIDVQMSETALQSHYVLPEVTYLERLELPEFVGGKKHFVGMRTVSIDKVHPETKTCDEIFNGLAEACGVGEYFQFTAEEWAEAQLATVGVTLDAIKKDGVVELPDPKFEYGAPKFKTASGKFEFKTDKVGEAGLNALIGYVPRKVTPKEGEFYIVGGKQGIHSHTMTQNIEALNAISREYHMERLWMAAKDAEQLGVQTGDMVEVSSSEHTGQVEVRVTQRLKPGTVFLPTHYGGDSSYQSRAYQYGIALTDFIPFDIEPGVGSMMSQEVAVTVKKVEA